The Cryomorphaceae bacterium 1068 region TAGTGAAGGTTCTCAAAAGCATCTGATGGTGGAATTCAAAAGTTGGACGAATTACCGGATCAAAAGTTACTCTATTTTATGAAAGGTATAAATTCATCTATAAGTTGTAGAGGGGAACGGTTAAGTTTTATCGACTATTTCAGAGGCTTTTTTGCCCGATGGGAAAAGCCTAAATTTGCACCTCTCAAAAAATCGACCATTATGACTAAAATCGGCATTATCAGAGAAGGAAAAACTCCACCGGACAAGAGGGTTCCGTTAACTCCTGCTCAGTGTAAGCTTTTAATGGAGAAGCATTCTGATATTGAGATTTTGGTAGAAACAAGTCCTATTCGCGCTTTTAAAGATGATGAATACAGAAGCGAGGGAATTGAAGTAGTGGAAGATTTGAGTGAGTGCTCAATTCTCCTTGGTGTAAAAGAGGTGCCATTCGATATGTTGATTCCCAATAGGACGTATTTCTTTTTCTCCCATACGTACAAGAAACAGCCATACAATCGAGATTTATTGAGAACGATATTGGATAAAAAAATCCGGTTAATTGACTACGAGGTATTGACTGATGAGAAAGGAAGACGACTGATCGGTTTCGGAAGATATGCGGGAATTGTTGGAGCGTACAATGCTCTCCTTGCTGCGGGTAAAAAATTTCAACGATATGACCTCAAGCCAGCATATGAATGTGAAGACAGAAAAGAGGTAGAGCGCGAATTGAAAAAGATTGATCTTCCGAATGGGTTCAAAACAGTGATTACAGGAAAAGGTCGAGTGGCGGGCGGAGCAATGGAGATTTTAGATTCTGCCGGGATTCGAAAGGTGTCGCCAAAAGCCTTTCTCGAGCAAACCTTTTCTGAGCCGGTATACACTCAACTGGGTGTGCAGGATTACAATAAAACCAAAGACGGCTCAGAATTCAAAAAATCTGACTTTTACTCATTTCCCGAAAGATTTGATTCAGACTTCGCCAAATATTCAGAAGTAGCAGATATGTATATATCTTGTCATTACTGGGACTCTAATGCCCCATTTATTTTTACACGCGAAGATGCTAAAGAAGACTCTTTCAATCTAAAGGTAGTAGCCGATATCAGTTGCGATATTGACGGACCAGTAGCAAGTACTTTAGAACCTTCAACCATAGCAGATCCGCTTTATGGCTATGATCCTTCAGAAGAAGAAGTAACTGATTTTAT contains the following coding sequences:
- a CDS encoding NAD(P)-dependent oxidoreductase; amino-acid sequence: MTKIGIIREGKTPPDKRVPLTPAQCKLLMEKHSDIEILVETSPIRAFKDDEYRSEGIEVVEDLSECSILLGVKEVPFDMLIPNRTYFFFSHTYKKQPYNRDLLRTILDKKIRLIDYEVLTDEKGRRLIGFGRYAGIVGAYNALLAAGKKFQRYDLKPAYECEDRKEVERELKKIDLPNGFKTVITGKGRVAGGAMEILDSAGIRKVSPKAFLEQTFSEPVYTQLGVQDYNKTKDGSEFKKSDFYSFPERFDSDFAKYSEVADMYISCHYWDSNAPFIFTREDAKEDSFNLKVVADISCDIDGPVASTLEPSTIADPLYGYDPSEEEVTDFMDEAAIGVMAVDNLPCELPKDASEDFGQELINNIFPELLENKNSSVIRRATQTNLEGSLTTEFEYLQDYVEGKE